The Lytechinus pictus isolate F3 Inbred chromosome 14, Lp3.0, whole genome shotgun sequence genomic sequence TGCAATCTAGTtataaatttgataaatgaCATGCTCTTTTAAGGgatttacacaaatttgaaataggctttatttaaagaaataattgacATGAGCCTATTTTTCCCCCATGTAGGTGATATCTTTCATGATTGTGTCGTACATGAGATTGACCTGGTCTGTTGGCTAACCAATGAGTTTCCAGAGACGGTTTTTGCCCAGGGCCATGCATTCGACCCGAGGATTGCAGAGGTAGGGGATTTGGATGAAACATTGGTCTCTCTGAAGTTTCCATCTGGAATCCTCGCTACCATAGACTCGGGCCGAGAAGCCTCATTTGGATATGACCAGCGGCTGGAGGTAATATATGTGGTATTATAGAGTGATACTCAAAAGTTGAATAGTGAACCCCACTAGAAATGGAACACATTTAAAGTGCTCCAAGTTCTATGTTTTAGATAGTTAATTGTGAATTTAGGTGTAGTGTTGATGTTTACAATCAATACTCACCATGAAGGAGtgtattttcaattcaaatgaataaacatttattttttccatttttcacaaaatatttttcaatatgaattatacaaaatcgtttgtcataaaaataaattttatggtGGGATTCACTAACATTTGAGCACAACTGTGTATGGCagttcgcccccccccctgaaaatatttacaaaattcatcaaaagTGTGCAGGAAATCCTTTGATTTCACTTCAGAAAATGCTAAATTACcccaatgacaagcttggttgctttgctccctcgctttcatttttttgtcccCCCCTTCCGGAAAAAAATTTCTGCATATGGCCATGTTTATTGGTAAATATAAGCCTCCCCTTGACAACCTACAGGATTGAAATCTGGGTATGGGCtggacaggggcggatccaggatttcccaaAAGTGGGGGCACAATTTTtcagaggaaaatttgacaagcaaaaaataaaagaaagaataaaggtcttcactttATAAAAGGAGGGAGGGGGCACACACTTGTGTTAGAATGGCAAATTTACATTACAAGTTTTGATAATGcctttcaaagtgggggggggggtgggcatgGGCTGgatttgcccccctcccccctggatcAGCCCTTGGGGCGGGATTTCAAACTATTACAGTGGCCAGTCaaggaaagaaaaacaatcaCCAAAAACAGATGGACACAAGCTCAAAATCATTAGCAAATCCCTATGGCGACTTGTCAGATTCAAAATGATATCCCGAGAcgtgattgaaaaaaatggaaccaaaattatttttgattTGTGTGCCCCAAAATTAACAAAtaagcccccaaataaaaaaaaatggcataaTTATCTTAAGGGATTCatagaagaataaaaaagtataAGGATTACATGTTAATGCAGTATGAATGCCACGTTTCTTCACCCTAATCTGTAATtaattggtttttaaaaccTTTATCCCTAGGTTCATGGATCAAAAGGCATGCTAGAAATAGGCAACATGAGGCCAACTGAAGTGACCATTCACAAATCAGACGGAGCGACCCTTGATCCGGTGCAATATTTCTTTGCAGAGAGATATGCAGAGTCATACCAGATGGAAATGACACATTTTATAGACATTGTGAAAGGTAAGTAGAACCAGagggccccatttcataaaggtacGACTATAGGTAtgtgataccaagtatcaagcacCTTAGATTGTGTCAAAGATACTGCAAGGGGAAGATAGGACACTTCAGAGcgattttttaaaatgctcgATAAATGCTCATGGGGAAGGACGCCCActagcgttgagtaagtaaacctTCGCATATAGGCATGCGACTGCGTATGAAACATatttggggaaaatgagagaggggacTTTGGGAGGGCTCAATTCCACCTTTTATTACGCAGAAacctctgaaatatattcatcttcgatttaagaaaaaaaatctaaaatgtaaaaattgtcTTTTTCTTCACCCCTTCACCATTTCCctcaacttttgagaccaaatttgcaatgccCGGATAcgcgatcggccctcttcgcgattaatcttagagattcaagaaaccccgtctgcaccatcgcaagaagagcgattcctgatCGAGCGAGGCattgatgcattatggtctgacgccgtgaattaataatcccgagtgcgtctgcacctacgaaatggcgcgataattcgtaaaatagcgtgctattttgcaaataatcccaagtcaacttgggattcaatctcgagattaatcctacgaactagcgcgataattgcgtctccattgcaaataatctcgagattgttcagatcgggataatttgccagatcagaaatagcgcgctaatttgaaaactcggaaTGGTGCAGACGGCACTACGTAGATTAGAATTGTGGTTTATGGCCTATCAGGAGCAGATCTAGTGGACCGTAGGGGGACTTGCTCCCACTACTTCCATGGACCCAACTTTTTATGGTTTGGATAATCTTGGAATTGGACCAATTCGTAGACCATATAGTTATACCACTACACCAAATACTCTGCATAAAGTGctacaataaataaaatgtttacTGTTTTCCTTTTGCATAGGTTTGATCCATCAAAACAATCACTACTTAGGGATCACTGATGGTTTCGACCTTtgatctctcttttttttgtctgcTTGGAAGAATATTTTTTACACCTCCCCCCTCCCATAGCCAACCCTGGATACACCCGTTGCCGATATAGACTTGGTAGAATTggataatcatattttataatttaagCAATTCATATGAGACCAAATGGGTATATCACTACACCAAATATCCTCTTCATTTGAATTTCTAACAAAATTGAATGTGTGCTACAATGAATTAAAGGTTTGTGTTTTCTCTTGAACAGGAGGTTTGATTCGTCAAAAAGATCACTGAGGGATCGGATTCAAGTTGGTGAGATTGGCCAGGTCCATCGTATTAAAATAGTTTCAAGGGACCCAAAGGCACCAACGTTAAAATACCTCAAAGATTCAGGTATGGGAAGGTAGTACTATCTAAAGTGTTccctatatttctttttaacaatatcaaatgtattaacatattttttttattatacttttTAGATAAATTGGATTTATATTTATGTGCTAATTTAAAAGGGAAGCTGAAAATTATAAGCTctgtttttcattcacatttcacTATTTTTGTTGTATCTACTAACTTGCAATCTAGTtataaatttgataaatgaCATGCTCTTTTAAGGgatttacacaaatttgaaataggctttatttaaagaaataactGACATGAGCCTATTTTTCTCCCATGTAGGTGATATCTTTCATGATTGTGTCGTACATGAGATTGACCTGGTCTGTTGGCTAACCAATGAGTTTCCAGAGACGGTCTTTGCCCAGGGCCATGCATTCGACCCAAGGATTGCAGAGGTAGGGGATTTGGATGAAACATTGGTCTCTCTGAAGTTTCCATCTGGAATCCTCGTGACCATAGACTCGGGCCGAGAAGCCTCATTTGGATATGACCAGCGGCTGgaggtaatatacatgtatatggtattATAGAATgatgctcaaaagttagtgaaccccactagAAAGAGAACACATTTAAAGTGTTCCAAGTTCTATGTTTTAGATAGTTGATTGTGAATTCAGGTGATAAATTacattcaatatttatttttttttgctcaccGAACATTGTGTAGTGTTGATGTTTACAATCAATACTCaccatgaaggagtgcattttcaattcaaataaataaacatttattttttcaatttttcacaaaatatgatttttcaatatgaattatacaagatcttttgttataaaaatatattctatGGTGgtgttcactaacttttgagcacaactgtgtatggcagtccccccccccccgaaaatattcacaaaattcATCAAAAGTGTGCAGGAAATCCTCCAATTTCACTTCAGAAAAGGCTAAATTACcccaatgacaagcttggtTGCTTTGCTCCTTCGCATTCaagtatttttttgtgtgtccTTCCACCCCCTCCAGACAAAAATTCTGTGTATGGCCATGGTTATTGGTAAATGTAAGCCTTCCCTTGACAACCTACAGGATTAAAATTTGGGTATGGGCTgtacaggggcggatcaaggATTTCCCAAAagtgggggcacatttttccgaggaaaatttgacaagcaaaaaataaaagaaagaaaaaaggtcttcactttcaaaaaggggggggggcacacactTGTGTTAGAATGGcaaatttacattacaaatgttgattatgcctctcaaaaggcggggggggggggggcatgggctggattcgcccccccccccttggatcagCCCTGGGGCtggatttcaaaatattgcAGTGGCCagtcaaggaaaaaaaatcaccaaaagTTAAACAGATGGACACAATCTCAAGATTAGCAAATCCCTATGGTGACTTGTCAGATTCAAAATGATTTCCCGAGACGTGGTTGAAAAAAATGGAACCAAAATCATTTTCTATTCGTGTGCCCCAAATTGACAAATCAGCtcccaaatagaaaaaaatggcATAACCATCTTAAGGGATTCATAGAAGaataagaaaatataaagaTTACATGTTCATGCAGTATGAATGCCATGTTTATTCATTCTAATGTGTAATTAATTGGTTTTCAAAAACTTTATCCCTAGGTTCATGGATCGAAAGGAAtgcttcaaattggcaacatgaGGCCAACTGAAGTGACCATTCACAAATCAGACGGAGCGACCCTTGATCCGGTGCAATATTTCTTTGCAGAGAGATATGCAGTGTCATACCAGCTTGAAATGACACATTTTATAGACATTGTGAAAGGTAAGTAGAACCAGagggccccatttcataaaggtacGACTATAGGTAtgtgataccaagtatcaagcacCTTAGATTGTGTCAAAGATACTGCAAGGGGAAGATAGGACACTTCAGAGcgattttttaaaatgctcgATAAATGCTCATGGGGAAGGACGCCCActagcgttgagtaagtaaacctTCGCATATAGGCATGCGACTGCGTATGAAACATatttggggaaaatgagagaggggacTTTGGGAGGGCTCAATTCCACCTTTTATTACGCAGAAacctctgaaatatattcatcttcGATTTAAGAAAAAGTatctaaaatgtaaaaattgtcTTTTCCTTCACCCCTTCACCCCTTCACCATTTCCctcaacttttgagaccaaatttgcgatgcccggatacgcggttacgaaattacgcaacattatgtaagtgcatgtcagaccaaaaacgtgaattcatgtacaaatccaatataaattgtgtatttagccaaaattcataaatgtatcaacagtatcattatttctacttttactgattaaacttaattaattttgtctttttatgatcagaattaggtatgcaacaatttccatcgaataaacaatttaaaaaagtcgaaaaacagagaaacacataagaaataaaaaaaaacaataaattacataagaaaaaaattgcgataccaaattttttttaaatacatttgattGGGACCCGTCAAAGAgtatgtgaataaaaaattaacaGTTTTGAGGCAGTATGATAgttgattagagcaaatgttttatttcataaataaattagcataattaattcattaaatgaaaaatcttattctatcaaaaaaattaaccatacagccttgtagattacatcgcacactaccactgtgcaaatttcaaaggccgagatctcaggggggggtggAATCCGCCCcccccacaccccccccccgcggctgtgagatgggtccaaataacccggctcttttagggttaataGCTTGATTATTTATAATAAGCCATATCTCATAGCTGGACCAATGTTTTTTATGGGAATTTATGGGAAATTTTTTTCCGAGAAGAAATGCTTTTCTAAGATCGTACTACCTTCTTCATCATGTAGTGCCGTCCCTTTGATGTTCGCTTCACACCTGCATTGCCTTCTGTGGTGAACCCTTGTTTTAAATAATCAATATTCAAGGCCAGTCCATTTCTTGGTATGGATCTCAAACTTAGGTGCCAAACCAAAACACATTGGAAACTGAAATTTAGTTAGCATTTCACTTGCTTTGATCCTATATGGTgcgttataaaaaaaaacgggacagatttgaaaagtctataaaatttttgtttcaaattatgatgtctatagtttgatgttaataggtgctctgaagtcttatctttcgaATGCCATAggaaaatttagtttcgttcatgcttgagcaaacaCAGAATgattttgtctggggttaaaaaggaggcttgcgccaaaatggcatgaaattgtaaatatgatgattggacttcttgctaatcagtagacttcctcttaaccttttcattatctttgccataatttttaaattatgcggtcaaaattcattttcaaatctatttatttgcttgaattgttctgttgctgtttctttttatgttctcttttagctttgaatattccttcttttaataagcaaaaacaaaaattatttcaaccGAAGTATTGGAGAAGGAGcgtgaattttatttttcaaatcctttcattgtgtgtggtgcctttgaacagtgcCATACAGATCATAGATGGGCGGGGGCTTGGGGATGctcccccccaataaaaaaaatcatgaccaagtaTTAAAtaagtggaaaggaaataaaaggaaagatagaaagggAAGTATGATATTATATTGTGTAACATGTGGATCTTTAGTAAACTAAAGTGGACTTAAATATATGTTATTTATAACTAATTGAACATATTAGCAACATATCAAAACATTTCAGAAACATTTCACGACCATTTGGGCGACTATTCATAATCTTGTAGTCCCGTATATGTGGGATTCAACGCTACATGAATCAATTAGAATTATGTATTTTGGCGTTATAATCTGATTTAAACTATATGCATTACCACTGGCGTAATGAGTCAAAACTTTTGAGGGGGCAAGACTTGTCCTATGGGGAAAACTTCTGTAATgctgtgagcgagcgaagcgagcaagccaaaaaaattgatgttttaagAGACCAGGATCAAGGACCCGTACAAAAATGAGTTCGTTCAACCCACACCACAGAAAACATTTGCCACCATATATGCTATGGACCCCTAGATCACTGTAGGTAGTACCTGGTAGTCTCAAATTGTGCTCTCCATTTTTCTACCGGCGAATTCATAAAACGAGTCTAGTCACACCCAGTTACTGAATGAATCCCGGGTAATGATGAGCagacctggggagtgtttcatcaacatttttgtccgacaagttgtcagatcttgacatctttccttgattctgattggctgagagacaCTGTTACTgcggtaactgtcggataaagcaggacttgtcggataaaacgtctgacaagtcctttcatgaaacgctcccaagGTCTCCAAGttgctcatacatgtatgtggaatGAATTCCAATATGCTGCAGATTTTCTTTGACTCCAGTGCAAAACCCGAAGCTCTTCTGAGCCAAGCTGTGCATAATGAGCTGTGCAAAGAGCTGCCACATCAGTGTCGGGTGACTGTATGACAATCCTCTGATGGTCTAGGGATGCCTGCTTGGCATGTAACAGAAGGCGTGTATCAGCCTCTTCATGGTTTGAAAGGAGTGCATCTACATCAATGTGCTTTCCCCTGGTAATCAAAACAGCCCTCTCACTGTCATCTTTGAGACCACCACCAATCACTATTTGTAGTCCCTCGATTAAAAGTTCCTGGGTCCATGTCTTAACCAGGAAATCACAAAGACTTTGTTTATTATCTGGGTTGGCTATGTACTTCTGCCATTGCCTTGGAATTGGAGTGTGTGGCCCTTGGATTCTTACTTCAAGAGCGGAAGATGCTCCCCACTTGAATGCTCTCCAGCCTTTATCTATTGTGGAAGATACCGGTCAAACACAATGTCAACTCGAGAGCATCCATTCCTTCCTGGTGAAGATGTAATTGTTCTGTAATGAGTAGCTGCAAGTTCCTCAAAAGTTGTTGCTCCTCCAGATTTCATCATTTGGACGACAGCCATTCCATCAATGACATAAGCAGTAGAAACATCAGATTCAGGGAGTGGAAGGTTGGGCAGGACATCACTTTTCTCCTGTAACTCACCTAGTAGTAGGCTTTTGTTTGTCTTTCTTAGAGTACCATCCATGTGAGTAATTGAGAAGGGAACAGTTGATAATTCATAACCAAGCACATCCTTCAAGTTTACATCTCTTGCTTTAGCAGCAATCACTTGGTCTGCATCGACAGTTATCACCTTTTCGGCCGAAGCGTTCACTTTACGTTGCTTTGCCATGCGAGCAAACGCCTTGATTtgaagattttgaattttgcaCAGTTCCTCCTTGATAAGCATCAAGTAAGCACGATGCTTCATTAAGGGACATGACCATGCCAGTTGCAAGATTCAACAAGACATCAGAATCATCATACGTGAAAGGATTGGTTATTAATCCTGCAGAAAACTGTTGCAATATCTTCTGTACATCCTCCTCATCTCTGATTATCCTCGATGGTGATCCTTCTTTGTGACTCCCTTCATTTTCTCCCATACCACACATCTCATTTACTGCTGCGGTAATAGCTCCTCGTTGATAAGATGTCAAGAACCACCTCTCAAGTGCCCTGGGCTGTTTGGTGATTCCAACGATTCCACCCCTTGTCTTGGAGTCCAAGTTGATCGACTGTTCTAGGGCCATATCTGTAGATACTTTAGTAAATGGCTGTCCAGAACAACTGATTTTGTGGTTTCCCTTCATAAATTATGCGTATACCCAAGGGTGTGTCTTGTGAAGTTTTTGCATAtctgaaacatacatgtagataggaaGCCACCGGGAATAGTTGGGTCTATCCATGGCAAAGAAATGAGGAATCATGGCTGTTCGAGAGATGGAGATGCCAATTTCCTGTTCTCTCTGCACGGGTGAATTCAAGGAGAAGTTGAACCATTCTGATGTAATCATTTCAAAATCGGAACAACTTTGATGATGATTCTATGTCTTGTTGGTACTTCAGGAATTCATCTTCCATCACTCAAATATCTGTTTCAAGCTGTTGAAAGCATCAATGGTCTTTCCGTGGTCGTCCATGGCATTCATTCTGAACAGCTGCTATGCTTTCTACTAAGGTCTCTTTGTCGATGGTCTTTGATTTATCATCTCTCTGATGATACCACGAGGTGAATGCATGCCACTGCAAACGGAACAGGGCTTCCATCGTCAACTTGTGGGCCCGCACACCACGGTTATAAGCTTTGCCCTTCATGGCAGATGATATTGTAGCACTTCCATACACACCTGACTCAATCAGTAGAtcttcaagaccagaattttcAAACTCCCCTCCCAAAAGTGCCAAAGTAGTTCAAAAGGATGTGAAATCCACCCATCCGAACTACCATGTCACCAAACTCATCATGCCTCCGCCATTGAATCTATTTGGCTTTCATAATATAGCCAAGTCGAAAGTAATGACGGATTCCTTCTGGCCAAGACTTGCCATCATATGTTGGAGATTCTGCATAACAGTGAATACTGTGCTGAAGTTGTTAGGCCAGCCACTGATCATAGGACAGTATCCAATAGTGGCTTTAACAGGGGCATGTTGATCAACCAGAGCATTAAATGCACTCCAAGCAGGTATTTTCTGTTCACCTGGGTGACCTTGAGTCAAACTCACTTCAAAAACCTTTGTTGGACACAATCTGACCATAGCCCAAGCTAGGTCTAATGAATGAATCGACTAGCAATTATTTGTTATCTTGAACCAGTCGGCACTAATCTTCCCAACAAAGTTTCTTGGTGGGGGACGTTTTCCATAGAAACTTAATTCTATGAGAGTTTTCTGAATGTTGGTTGTATCCAAAGTTTTCTTTCTCTACAAGTGATGTGCATGCACAGATGTCTTTGGCACGGGACGAAAGTTACCTTGCTGGTAGAGGGCCAACGTTGTTGCATGTGTGGTTGATTTACCCTCAAGAGTTTCCTCAAAACTCCTGGTATTATATTATCAGGCACTACTACCCCAAACAAGTCTGATTTGGCTAGGATCTCTTTTTCCATACTGGTATTCATTACTTCCACGTCATCGTATCTTCATATGAACAACAGTGTCCCATTCTATTCAGCATTGTTACCAGCTGTTTGGACCCTGTGAGATGACATAGTGTAAAACCCAGTCCCACATGCTTTGGCATTTTAACTTGGGAATAGGATGCGCAGTACACAATGTCTTGTGCCAAAATCAGTATACGTCTTTCATCTCCCATATTGGTGCAAGTTGCTTCTGAAAACCCATCATTTTTTCAGGATTTGCTATCATCAATCGAAGAAGACTTTACGGGCTTTCAGGAATTACAGATTTGGATGTTATCAAAGATAGCATTTGGTAGCTTTATTAAGATGCCTTTGCATGTCATGATATCTTTTTTAATGATCTTTGCAACATGGTAGAGAAGCCTATCAATacacacaaatatataaaaatattaaaaagtaaTTTGAGGAACTTGACTGAAGAAAGTTTTTGCAGAAAACgcaatttcaattattttgtaaatcaaagcaattatattcattattctatgttttttttaaataagtataTGGCAAGTCACATTTTACCTTCCCCTTTAAGGTTGTTCATGTTTTTGTCATGTTACATTCTACAAATTTGGCAGTAGAAAAAGATGATACCAGTGATCTAGGGGTCCATAGTAAATATGTTATCAAATCTTTTCTGTGGTGTGGGTTGAACAAATTCATTTTTGTACGGGTCCTTGATCGTGGTCTcttaaaacatcaattttttggcttgcttgcttcgctcgctcacagcGTTACAGAAGTTTTGCCCCATAAGACATGTCTTGTCCCCTCAAAAGTTTTGACTCATTACGCCAGTGGTAATGCATTTTAGTTTATATCAGATTATAACGCCAGAATACGCGtaattctaatttttttcatgtagcGTTGAATCCCATATATGCGGGACTACAAGATTATGAATAGTCGCCCAAATGGTCGTGAAATGTTTTAATATGTTGCTAACATGTTATATTAGTTATGAATAACATATATGTAATTTACTAAAGATCCACATTTTACACAACACAAAGTTATTTTATCATCCCAATTTTTTCATATCTACTTCTGACGAAAATTTAAGTTGACCATGGGTACGTCCCTATTTTGAAGGTTTGATATCCACATTTCACTTTAAAATGTTGCTTCATCGTTTAATAGAGCTATCACCCAGCAACATTTTGATGCCTCaatgaggtacatgtatttatgataCAAAGAAGCAGAGATATGGCATGTCACATTTTACCTTCCccttgatgttttttttttcttcaatattttgctATTTTACATCGTTCTATAAATTCGACTGTAGAAAAAAAGTGAGACCACAATTTGAGACTACTACCTACCTAGCAGTAATTTAAAGGGTCCATACTACCCCCCTATGGTGTCAAACCTTTTCTGTGGTGTGGGTTGTACGAACTCGTTAAATAGGGCCCCCATTAAATTTTGCTCCCAGGCTagtgaatccactctcattttaGGGACCAGTGAGAGAgtcttaacaaagaatacaaaagaattgctaatgagccaatcgtcgaataagGATGGTTGTCGTATCACGAACcaatattgtcaaatttttctgcgTAACCTGgtttaaacattaaaatttcaaactcgtcttgctcatgAATGCTTGAAGTCTTTGtctcatattaggtatcaaaataaagacaaataatAGAATTAggtatatgattatgtaaattaaataccataattcatttgcctttgaaaaaagaagacatgggaatcccggtttccttttttctgggacgcactttAGTGTGGAAGTATTACTCATGggcgtcatcatcttcattcttTGTAAGCTGAATCCAATGCTGAAAGGTTCTTGTACGTAGACTCCCCTGTTCATATGCCAGTACGGA encodes the following:
- the LOC129276584 gene encoding inositol 2-dehydrogenase-like — encoded protein: MDALSAGKAVFCEKPLAPDLTSVRACYEKAKECGRPLFCGFNRRFDSSKRSLRDRIQVGEIGQVHRIKIVSRDPKAPTLKYLKDSGDIFHDCVVHEIDLVCWLTNEFPETVFAQGHAFDPRIAEVGDLDETLVSLKFPSGILVTIDSGREASFGYDQRLEVHGSKGMLQIGNMRPTEVTIHKSDGATLDPVQYFFAERYAVSYQLEMTHFIDIVKGEVNSMEVTMEDTIRAIRLCDICSESFRKNQAITYVGVE